GCCTGGTTTGCACATGGCAAACCAGGCAAACAATTATagtaacattatttttcataattaagacagcaataaaatcaaatcatgtAAATAGTCAGTCATTCTTTTGTAGGGTGTGGTCAGGATAAATGACATAATCATCTGTCAATAATATTATGCCATTCCTTTATGCTTCTCAatcaaaaagggaaataaatatgacaatacCTTATGACAAAACATAACATGCATATTCTCACATTGTGTAATGATAACAAAGGCACAAGAGCCACATCTGTGGGtcaacaagtgtttttttattcatttttattttgatattaggTCAGCCAATGGTTTTATTTCAAATAGCCCTGCCTGATTCTCTGCGCTGTGGCTGAATGCCTTTATTCAGTATTGCTTAAATCAATTATGGTTGCACAGTATGTGATCTTGGATCAAATTTGGCTTTAGTTAATTGGGCCAGCatggatttttttccataatgaATAGTTGTGGGTTTCTCTGCTTTCGTTGTTGGGATGGTCCCAGATTCTTTTTTCCAAATTAGCTCGTTGCGGCCAGCTCATCCAGTGCATCCTGGAGCCTGTACAAAACACAAACgaaacattttgactttcaaaatattcATGTTGAACTTGCCATGTGAACTGACTGTAGCTACTGCCTCCCTCTATGATGTAGTTGTACTTGACCATGCAAACCATGCTAGCAAGTGATTGAAGTAttcacctccaccaccaccaccaccaccttgcttggatctgtttttttttctcctccacctAACCCTTACTTGAAGTCACCACCATCCAGCAGACCCTTGTAAGTGGCGATCTCAGCCTCAAGTTTCATCTTCATGTTGAGCAGCGTCTGGTAGTCTTGGGTCTGTTGCTGGATGTTTGCGCGCAACTTGGTCAGCTCCTCTTCCAGGCAGATAATCAGGTTGTTGTACTTCTCCATTTCCATGTTGTTTCGCTGCTCTGTGTTGCGTAATGTGTCCTCAAGGGAGGCTTTCTGATAAAGGATTGAAAAGGAAGAATGAAAAGGTgtgccaaatatgttttttggtcGGTAAGTCTAATGtagaaaaattcaaaactttttgaaaaattattacTTGggaaatttttgttgttttacaaaaatatatgacAAAATTTGGGGTAGGTGTTGTGCAGTGattgcaatattttaatgtcaaatattgCAACAAGAACTTAAAGCTattgatgtgatttttaaaaacagattataaAGCATATGTTTGTAAAATGCATGCTTACTAAGCTCTGTTGAGATGCAAGTTCAATTTCCAGAGTCTGTATCTGTCGGGATAAGTCACCCCTCTCCATCTGGGCTCCCTGGAGAGCTTCTGTGTTCTGTGATACCTCGACCTGCACATCCGCAATCTGACAGACAGATGGGAAAAGGGTGTTAGGCAGCAAAAAATACAGCCACTCTTATAAAGGATAACCCTTTCTCACACTGCATCACCTGATTCTCATGCCACCGTTTCAGGTCCTCTGCGTTCTTCATGGCTATCTTCTCGTAGTTTCCTCTCACGTCCTCCATGATCTGGGCCAGATCCTGACCTTTGGGAGCATCAACGTCCACTTGCACGCCTGACTGGGAGATCTGATTCCTCAGCTCCATCACCTCCTATGATACCAACGCAAAGAGAGAAATGAGCGAACACATTCAGGAGACTTGTAAGCCACTGCTCCAATAAGAAAGTGTAATCTGGATGCACTGTGATCTCACATTCTCATGGTTCCTCTTGAGGAAGGCAAGCTCCTCCTTCACAGCTTCAATCTCACTCTCGATGTTCATCCTGGTCATGTTGGTGTCATCTATGACTCTCTTCAGCCCAGCAATGTCAGCCTCCACAGACTGGCGGATTGCCATCTCATTGTCGTACCTGTAGGAGTGCACAGACATAAACTCCATTACAGACACACTCATCTTGTATTAACACCGTGCTTTGTGGTTTGAAGGTACAATATGCCATTATGAGCATATAATGTGA
This DNA window, taken from Plectropomus leopardus isolate mb chromosome 2, YSFRI_Pleo_2.0, whole genome shotgun sequence, encodes the following:
- the LOC121954066 gene encoding keratin, type I cytoskeletal 18-like; amino-acid sequence: MSYRKSTIQQIPSSHISFTRSAPQQRAASTYGGAGGSGVRISSVSTSSLRPGAPSSSASSFRVSGMGGGIGSGFGASMANGGGAGAGIMGNERGAMQNLNDRLANYLATVRNLEQANKELEIKIKEALERGGPDMRDYSKYEPIIEDLRKQIFDKIVDNARFVLQIDNARLAADDFKVKYDNEMAIRQSVEADIAGLKRVIDDTNMTRMNIESEIEAVKEELAFLKRNHENEVMELRNQISQSGVQVDVDAPKGQDLAQIMEDVRGNYEKIAMKNAEDLKRWHENQIADVQVEVSQNTEALQGAQMERGDLSRQIQTLEIELASQQSLKASLEDTLRNTEQRNNMEMEKYNNLIICLEEELTKLRANIQQQTQDYQTLLNMKMKLEAEIATYKGLLDGGDFKLQDALDELAATS